The nucleotide sequence ACGGGGAAGGCGGCTGGGAGGGCCTCCTCGACCCGCTGGACTCGGACCTCCGGCGCGAGCTGCTCCGGTACGGCGACTTCGTGCAGGCCGCGTACCAGGCGTTCCACTCGCTGCCCACCGCGTCGGCGAGGCACCGCGGGCTCATGCTCCCCGACCGCTCCTACCGCCCCACGCGCAGCCTCTTCGCCACCTCCGCGCTGTCCATGCCGCCGTGGGCCAAGCGCCCCAACACGCCCGAGTGGCTCACGCAGCAGTCCAACTGGGTCGGCTACGTCGCCGTCTGCGAGTCGGAGCGGGAGGTCGCCCGCATGGGCCGCCGCGACATCTCCATCGTGCTGCGCGGCACCGCCACCTGCCTCGAGTGGGCGGAGAACCTCCGCGCCTCGCTGGTGCCCCTCGACGGCGACAGCAGCGACGGCGCCGACACGGCCGGAGCGGAGGAGCCCAAGGTGGCGCGGGGCTTCCTCAGCCTGTACAAGACGGCCGGGGAGAAGGTCAAGAGCCTGTCGGAGGAGGTGATGGACGAGGTGCGGCGCCTCATGGACAAGTACAAGGGCGAGGAGCTCAGCATCACGATCGTCGGACACAGCCTCGGCGCCGCCCTGGCGCTCCTCGTGGCCGACGAGGTCGCCACGTCCATCCCCGACGCGCCCCCCGTCGCCGTGGTCTCCTTCGGGGGCCCCAAGGTGGGCAACGCTGCGTTCGTCGATAGGCTCACCAGCAGCGGCAAGGTCAACGTCCTGCGCATCGTCAACGCCGGCGACGTCGTCACCAAGGTGCCCGGGGTGGCTCCGCTGCTGCCGCACAAGAAGGAGCAGTACCAGCACGTGGGCGCCGAGCTCCGGATCGACAGCAAGAACTCGCCGTGCCTCCGCCCGGACGCCGGGCCCGCGTGCCGCCACGACCTGGAGGCGTACCTGCACCTCATCGACGGGTTCACGGGGACGGGGCGCCCGTTTCGGCACGACGCGCGGCGCAGCGTCATCCGCCTCCTGCAGCTGCAGAGGGGCAACGTCAAGAAGGAGTACGTGAACCGTGCGCGCGATCTCGGCGTCGACCCCGCCGCGCCGGCGGACGTCGGCCGGAGCATGGCGTACGGCAACTGCGCCGTCGCCAGCCCCTCGTGAGGGATCAAATTATTACTACGTCTCCTTCGGTGGACCGTCTTGTCAATTTtgtaggagaaagaagaattctTTCGTTAGTTGCGGGTGCGAGCCGGGAAAGATGAAGATCCTCCCAGTTTCCGTTTCGTTTAGTTTCGTTTTGACATCGACGCATGTGTACAGGGGAAAAAAATCAAGCAAGCCCAAGTGCGCGCGCAGCACAATCAATCAATAAGTGAAAGCGTGACCTTGATGTGTTGTTTGCCGCTTGCCACTTGCTACTGTGAAATATCCAATGCTTCATTGTTTCTTTCCGAGCGAGACTGCCTTATTACTCATAGTAACTTGGAATTTTTCAACTCTTTGGATTGGACATATTcatcctgttcgcttgttggtatCACTCGGGGCTTATTCAACCAaccaatagtatttttttctcacaataaaccagcaccagccagcttaAATcaatccagaaaccaaccaacgaatatACCGATTGGCCCGttcatttcgcaaaaaaaaacaaaccaaaacactattccggctaatttgctatgagagaaaaatatcatTCCAACTTAAAAAAAACAAGATAAAAAAGACGGATTATTATAAGAAAAGCGAACAGGGCAATTAAAAATTGACTGCAGGGTGGGGGTGGGTTAACCAGGATCGGGGCTTCTGTAGTTGGACTGATTCTTGCATGTCATGTTAAACTGGACGTAATGACAGTTACTATCAACGTCAAAGCATCAGCAGGACCGAAAATCCTCTGATGCCTATCCTGGAAGCTTGTGCAAGTTCTGAGCTAGATGCAAGTTTGTGAGACTTGCGCGTGCGCCCTTTCCTAATCTTTCCTCTACTCTCAATCCTATCGGACTCTGTTTAGACGAATTAGACTACGGCTAAAAATTAGCCAACTACAAATAGACTAGTGTTAGCACATGTTTGATTGGATTCATAGCTAATATCTTTATAGGTGACCACAAATAGACTATTGTGCTCTTTAACTTTCTCTTTCCTCTCACCGTCCAAACCAGACACCTCGTctactactctctctctctccaccacaCAGGCCATGAGACAACCAAACTCGCAAGCAAAGACGTCTAGGTTCGTAGGCCAAGGCGGGGTGTGACGGAGGCGGACCATGGCGTGGCAAGGGAGGCACGGTGCAAAGGTGGGCTACATCGGAGACAACCCACGGCGGGGGTGAACTCAGATATAGAGTCGGTCCAGTGCTAGGGCATCATCCAAGTAGTGGCTGCATCCAAATGGAGCGTAGGAAGCCGCCAGGGGAAGGAATGGTTGGACAGCGTAGGATCGGATAGGATGTGGCGTGGGAGGCGTAAGCGGAGGGGCACTGTCACGTCCCCAATCAGAGCCTAGACAGGACAGCCGCCGAATGATTATAAAAGTTAATTTATAACCCTACAAGACGTATAATAAACTTAAACGAGAAGGGGATCAAAACCATTCTTCTTtatttaggcctcgtttagattaaaaaaaaataaactcGGTGAATAGTattactttcgtcttatttggtaaatattgttcattcgtgaaccaactaagctcaaaagattcatctcgtgattttcaactaaactgtgcaattagttattttttttacctacatttaatactccatgcaagcggctaaaaattgatgtgatgaaaagagagtgaaaaaacttgaaatttggatggcatctaaacaatgCCTTATTCATATTTATGGTACATTTTATATGATAAAAAAAACAAGTATTCAGACTACTAGATGCGACTATAGCTACATCTAGTCATTCCCCTTCCCGCCTAGCTTAGTCCGTTTTCATAAGCTGCAAAAGCATAAATACAAGCAAGGGTGAGTACGGTTAATCATACTCAGCAAACAGGTACATGATATTAACAAAAACCAACAAAATGCGCGGaaacaagaaatatttaacaCGTCATATTGATAAATATTTTGAAAACAAACAATAGTTTAAACTGGTGCCACACAAGACCGCAAGCTGTTAGATTAAGCTCTAAACtttaggtgtagatctagcgggtaaagAGCATCTGTTGGTGTACCTTGGTAGACCTAGTCTTCGCCATGGCGCAGTTGCGCCACAACAGCGTGGGCGCCGGTACCGTGGCGTTGTAGGCGTCGTGGTGGCGATGCAGTGGCGACGGCGAAGTAGGTGGggctttccgtcgctggcagcactcatTTTAGATCAGATTAGGTTTTCTGTAGGTGGTaacggcggctccggtcaacctcgtagttcGAGCTGTGATCCCCACCTATctttttatagtgctgtgcgacaggggcccaccaaccatattagggttggacgcccccgatcagggcgcagatccaagTGCCCAATAGGCCGCCTTGATCTCAccaccatctttcaatttcatatcatttacttttgttcattccattacagattagcgcatagagcatgttttatTGTcatggtcaattgccgatagatttaacagctacaacgcactactctgttctgaaatagatacttaactttaggtcttcttttgtccagaaattataggctttcccttaaacccatgctagctacatgttctctgaacacgttgggtggtaagccttttgtaaacggatccgcgagcatcttttcggtacttatatgctcaagacttatgacataatcctggactttatctttcacaaccaGTGGCGGACCCAGCAGGTAGCATGGGTAGGCCCAGGACTACCCACAAATTTGGCTTAAAATTCTATTACTACTTTTCAGAAACTGGTCCACGGTCACTCTCATCTTAGTCTAGGCCGAAGACACCGCAAATTCACGAGCTCTTCAAAAAAAAATAACACGCCCGAGAGGGATCGAACCGGAGACCTCGTGCCTCGGGCTGCAACACGCTTACTAGTCCAGCTACGAAAGTTTATTGGATAGGCAATACCCGCAACCTTATTTAATAAGGGAAAACAGGAAAAAATACCCCTTAATTAATCACTCCTGGGTATGATAAATCATATCCTAAACGACTTTCTTTACcggtatggagggagtatttatgtAAGTTTTGAACATTTTAAATGTATTATCGTAATTTGGTTCATTTATAGCTATGTTTGTCGAACTTTTTGTTTAGATTTTATAGTATTACACATGAAATTTTTTTACCAGGACTACCCTGGTCTCAGATCCTAGGTCCGCCACtgttcacaacataatactttatgtcaatgtgtttggcatcaCCATTTGACTTATTGCTGTGCGCATACTGTACTGTCaaattattatcgtagtataacttaagtggtctatataTGTCGTCAACCATCTTCAAACCGGGTATAAACttttttagccagttcacctgccctgttgcctcataacatgctacaaaccgtcatacattgtggacaatgtagtgacggtttgctttgagtttTTTTCATAAAATAGcttcccctgcgagagtgaatacatatctagacattgattttctatcatctcccgcataatcagaatctgagtaTCCCACTATGtgaagtgaatcagatcttctatacgtcatcatgaggcctttcgttccttgcaaataatacaagactttctttactaatttccagtgttctgttttaggattgctctggaatctaccaagtaacccggtaacaaccagggcgcgtacatacttgagcatattgcaagcttccgacagctgaagcatgtggaaccacttttatttgatcgatctcatattagttcctggggcattgaaaatccccatatctatcgctcttgactataggagcaggtgagggactacatttgtgcatattgaatttctttaagatcttttctatgtatgtcttttgtgacagtcctaatacccctttacttctatctcggtgaatctcgattcctataacaaataaagcttcaccaagatctctcatatcaaattttgaggacaaaaacttctttgtctccagtagtagactgacatcactaatagcaagtaagatatcatccacatacaggacaaggaagataaacttcccattcttaaactttgcatagacataattgtcctctacattctctttaaacccaaaattttttattatctgatcaaactttaagtaccactgtcttgaaacttgtttaatccataaatggatttctttaggcggcatcctattcgttcttttccttctatgacaaaacctttcgattgtgccatgtaaacattttcctccaagtccctgttgagaaatgtcatcttttcatccatctgatgtaattctaaatcataatgtgttactaatgccattatgattctgaaggaatccttacatgagactgcagaaaaggtctcattgtaatcaatcacttctctttgcgtaaaaccttttgccacaagtcatgctttatatctctctatattcccttgagagtcaagttttgttttgtagacccatttacagcctactatttttgctcctttaggaattatttctaagtctcaaactttattggcattcatagattttatttcatcttccatgacctcaagccactttgatgaacgATTACTTCTCatagcttcttcaaataaggtgggatcatcctccatttgaaattcctctatgttgtatacttcatagtgagcagaaatagctgattttctaactctttaagaccttctagaggcctccacatttggcacatcttctgtttgaggctgttgttgcttctCCTTATGTGTGGCAATAAGTTCTATAAGATCCTGAaaaacaggttcctcatcatcattcagagttgccacaggcggaataacaataggtgctggcaccatagtatcctgcactgtcggtgcagcgacggcaggagtgagaaaaatggctcatgaatcattggagtgggtgcatacactcgcttctctttaaggtcaatttctcgagctaccatgctcccccttatcatttcattctctaggaagacagcgtgtctcgttttcacaaactttgtatgtctgtctggacagtagaaacgaaaatcttttgacttttctaggtagccaatgaaatgacaacttactattttgggatttaGTTTCTTaatatttaggttaaatactttagcctcagcaggactcctccacacatgtaagtggtttagtgagggtactcttcctatccataactcatacgatgttttgggcaccgacttacttggtactctattgagaatatgaatggcggttttaacgcctccatccacaggctcaatggtaaggtggagtaacttatcatactgcgcaccatatccatcagggtacgattgcgtctttcagctactccattctactgaggttcgcccggtatagaatactgggctactatgccattctgctgtaagaaccttacaaaaggtctaggaacttggccatctGGGGTATGctgaccatagtactccccccacggtcggacctgactgtcttaatctttaaattgtgttggttttcaacttctaccttaaatatcttaaatttatctaatgcttctgttctttcttcgattggataaatatagccataatgggagtaatcatctatgaatgttatgaataaatcataaccatccatactctttataggaaacggaccacagatgtctgtgtggataatctgtaaaattcttgtgcttcgtttggcatctttcttaattttctttatatactttccttttatgcattctctgcattgttctaaatctgagagctctaatggaggaagaatattattcttaactagtctttctattctccctctcgaaatatggcctcaacgatagtgccataatttcgacgacgcatcgtgagctctcttatccaTCATTTCCTTGGTAAGACACCATATGGgttgcttaatgggaagaagccggacatctccttcttttgggtgtttggttacaaatgctacatctacaagaagcggcaacacccaGGGAAGCTTCAAAGATGTTgtaatattggttttcttgttagttattcatcaaagttcaaagcatatagagtatttaatcatgccaccggcttggttgaagaaacatatgatgtggaatttgatgaatctaacggctcctaaggagcacatgagaatcttgatgatgtagatgaTGAACTATTGAGGGAAGCTATAAAGAAcatcccggttggagacatcaagcctaaagatgatgaagatgatgtataagtgattgatccacctttaTCAAGTGTGCCATAAGGTGATGATAAAGATgtaagagtagaaaataaagacacacatatctcccatgatcaaattgtgatacaagcataagatgttgatgctctacaacctcctcctcaagtggtcaatagaagaaatacacctctactacaagatcatccacaagatctcatcatagggagtccatcaaagggtgtaataactcgctcacaaaaacttgcttcatttattgctcatcactcttttatctcttgctgtgagcctaccaaggtagaagaagctttttaagatctggattggataaatgccatgtatgaagagttgaacaacttcacccgcaatgaagtttggactcttgaagagcggccaaaaggtgcaagagtcattagaacaaagtgggtgttccgcaacaagcaagataatcaaggcgtagttgtgaggaacaaggcaagactagttgcaaaagggttctctcaagttgaagggttggattttggagagacctttacaccggttgcaagactagaagccattcgtatcctccttgcatatgcatcacatcatgaaatgaaactatatcaaatggatgtgaaaagtgcatttttaaatgactttattaatgaactagtctatgttgatcaacctcataggtttgaagaccctagatattctaatcatgtttataggttgtctaaggcattatatgggcttaaacaagccccaagagcttggtatgagcgtctttgagacttcctcattaagaagggcttcaccatcgagAAGATCGatactacactattcaccaagaagcttgatgggtatatcttcatttgtcaagtgtatattgatgatatcatctttggatcatcaaatgaagattcttgcaaagagtttggtgaattgatatcgaaggagttcgagatgtcaatgattggagagattacattctttcttggttttcaaatcaaataaatgagagaagggattttcatctctcaagagaaatatacaaatgatcttctcaagagattcaagatggatgagtgtaagccaatcaagacaccaatgccaactaatggacatctcaacctagatgagaaagataacacggttgatcaaactatctactgctctatgattggtagcttgttatatttaaccacatctaggcccgacatcatgtttagtgtgtgtatgtgtgctagattttaagctaatcctaaggaaactcatttaattgccgtaaaaagaatccttatgtatcttaagcacacaccaagcattggcctttggtatcccaaagaagctatattttagttagttggctattctgatttggattataccagttgcaaagttgatagaaaaagcatatctggagggtgccatttgcttggtagatcacttgtggcttggtcctccaagaagcaaaatagtgtggctttgtccaccgccgaagcgaaaTACATTGCTGCGGGTGTTTGTtgcgcacaaatactttacatgaaacaaactttgctagactatggtgtagttctagataaagtatctcttttgtgcgacaatgaaagtgcggtaaaacttgcaaataatctggttcaatactctcgcaccaagcacatagatatccgccatcactttcttagagatcatgttgctaaaaatgatatatcattagaaggtgtaaggactgaggatcaatttgcggatatcttcactaaaccgctagatgaggcaatattttgtagactgtggaatgagctcaatgttcttgattttagtaacttcactaaaaataagcttgtgttgtcccttgcattgcattgtaatatacaacatgtttaattttttataatgcatatagggcttgtctaacatggttaagataactgccgtaaaacgtgtgaagaagcttaaccttagatcaaacttgacaagcaactagttttactttcaagtattgcattgcatatgcatgaatattgttttgtcgtttatcttcaattgccctcttgttgcctacttttataaaaagaataatagcctaaggtaaaatatttttgaaaaatatgagggtttgagagagaggtcactcatatcagtctcaattggtgtttatttggatcttattagagttgggacttgattgagaacaagcagcacgaaggactttgaagattcacTAGAAAAGGAGTGACTAGATGCTGcatcggactctgatgtccagcatctggtcagttcacaggtggtgaaatgctgctgcgaaggagtgaccggacgctgaaatagtgttctcccagcgttcggtcagaaggcgatccaacgtccggtcgatcgaagacgaaggagactacttgcaccggactctggctgcgtccagtTAGTTGGGatcagacacgtctggtcgcgATTCCAGGGGATtttgacctctctggaatcgaccggacactgggtggcagcgtctggtcgctgccaccggagcgtccggtcagtagaaaatatGCGGGACCCGGattctttctccttttccttttctactcTACGGGGGACCCCCATATAAGCCGTGCGCCACTTGACCTATTCCCGTACCACGCGTCGACATCGCCGTCCCAAGCTGCATCGCCTCCTTTGCCCGAGCCACCGACCTCTAGAGCCCGCGCGCCGCCTATCCACGCCACAGTGCCCATGCTCCCGAGCCCTGGCCGTGCCACAAGCTTCACCGAGCCATCCTCTGCCGGCCCGCGCACCACCGCTCTGCCGCCCTAGCATCGACGCACCCGCGTGCTTCAGCCGCCCGTGCGCCCGTAGTTCTCAAGCGCTGCCGAGCAAGCCCGTGGCCTAGCATCGCCAAGTCCCTGCCCTAGCGCCGTCAGTGCCCTAGTTACTGTTCACCACTCCTATTCATCATAGTGCATCGCTGATCCATGCCACTACAAACCCTAgccgacccggtggttccccgCGTGTTGCTTCTTTTATCTTTGGATCGCTGGTTCATCGGGTAGCAAGCCCccgtttcaatttcgtacctaattacttgctttcttagggttttgtatctatagataaataattaaaattatttgtatatcatatctattctatcgtgcaacgagtcggtgctgttgaggttatatttgtagttgtcagtcaactcagggccaagctcgagGGTACGGATTGaagccaagcctcgaaagtgataaTTGACAGTTGTTTCTTATcagcggcagttgttctttttagatccaaccgatggttcacatcaagaatgttggaggtggtcccagagatgaggatctgaggcgtccacctcgcttgcctatagatccaaaagacaaggcgacaaagaagctggcaacaaagaagcggaagtatctAGATGTAGACATAGCTAGAGCAGTCGTAGTTGTAGAGGCCGTAGatcgtgctgagagaggaggcgctcgcagTAGTGTAGTTATTgtagatcagctctctccatctacgagggccgcACTGGAGCAGGTTGATTgctgtcatggtggtccagctgggaccgtCATGGTTGTGGGACggcgagttgtcttggatgagagtcagccgcagggggagtcacagcaggagccatagGCAGCaaagcagacttaggagggacagcaggcctaggagatagagtaggcacctcagccacagctttgccgctctggtcgtactcgtgctccagtcacaccgagggcagatacatagtggaggggttctcatccaccacctagaccatagggtccgcctccagtgactcatctagatctgagggccaccacagccaagtaggtgcagcagcttagatttgtggagtttgagcagtggtttccgtcGAGGCAAGATGAGCATGCATCAGAGGgctttctacacaccactgcaggaggatttctacaatgcatatcttaacagtagaGATATTTTCAAATCTTAGAGgatgtgcaacatagagtctattgttgcagtagttggagagcacattcgcccctacctttcttacctGCCAGGGTTGACAGACTTACTTGGACGGACAGGATTGTATGTTCTATCTTAGGTCCattagttctatgcttctctctggattgacccgcagcacagattcatacactttgcattcagtggcagagattataggctgatgagcactagggtcagagagatactcaggcttcaggagcagcccattcggcgaggggtctagcaggacacacagtgatcttactcccactgctagagtgcttgatgctattatgaggaggacactgtttctgaggatggggtatcacgagggcttgactcgcatacagttgtggcTACTAAACTATCTAATATAGCAGCCAatgtttgatatttaggatctccTTCTACCAGAGATGGATgacactattgctgaggggttcagaggtcaccgacagttgcccAATGCCCACTAGATCACGTTTctgattcacagggcagttacagtgaggtcgcctgagatgctagctgagtacagtggtgctacgacagagttccctatatataacctgactcagatgatccgccatagtacaccgactgcacctagccagccgcgtCGTCGTCCAGATGTGCTAGAGACagcagcccagtaggatgatactattaggggcatagcaactattgaggaggagcagttagatgctcagcaagaggggatggtcgagagcgactccagtgacagctcagataaggactaccatgatatccctcagatgcctcctcgacgacatgatcatgaggctggtagctctagttcagctccacctgcaccgtagactgaccctgctctacttgccatacttgagcggatgaggcaggatcaggcccgccaggctcaggagaccaccGCTACCTTTACACAGTTCTAGGCTCAATAAGATGAGTTTCATCGACAACAGTAGGCCATAcaacagcagcaggccatgcatcagcagcagctcctcatgcaatAGTAACTTCTTGGTTTTATGTAGCATGTATtgatagctattggggttccaccgccatagtttttaccctagcttggtcagcttgccaccacttctatgactacAGCATTATAACCTAGTGGGCTTcggagtcagggacaaccaccagcatagtttgcttcacctacaaagcaggtgtcctagtggtttgctctGCCCATGTTAGCCCTACAGTTTGCACCTCTCCAGATAGGATTCACAtcagctcagacttcctcgctgctagtgctagagactacagtgtctaggagccttggtgcatccttcTGTGAGTTGACATGGCaacctactccaccatatttgcatgtcaTAGGTCCTTCTatcgttgcacctattaccaggactacagagacgctcccttcatcagtggcatcatcagagccagctgctctaGTCATACCTACATAGTCTATAGTAGCTCCAGttgttgatccgacccagaccgcttcagtgtCGCTTCTAGCtccagagggtcagacagcttagTGCTcaaggtcagatgatgatggcacctagttttagcttgctcctcgtacctcagcgcccgacttgtccgctgcagccccgccaaccgacccttaggttttggtgtttgacgccaaaggaggagatggatcgagtatgctagacttagggggagattagtttacttagactatctattatatttggtttttatgtgtgatacactattatgcattcgtcgtgtgtttacttttatgtattaaactatttatgtgatagtgatatctatgtgattgtgata is from Miscanthus floridulus cultivar M001 chromosome 7, ASM1932011v1, whole genome shotgun sequence and encodes:
- the LOC136463958 gene encoding phospholipase A1-Ibeta2, chloroplastic-like codes for the protein MTIAAAVTAPTSAPVHVAPRHATPAVVQPRAAPRRDPSPLNPNTPAQALRSASPGGGSSAPAAATDGGARAHIANLDKVLGKPPQVPRPAAAASNKQGQGQEQEQEQEPLNVRHGLLNALNLSFFVPMPGMRARTAADEHMSPRSLMHMQQVLSADSPRASPRCTIAPRWRRLHGEGGWEGLLDPLDSDLRRELLRYGDFVQAAYQAFHSLPTASARHRGLMLPDRSYRPTRSLFATSALSMPPWAKRPNTPEWLTQQSNWVGYVAVCESEREVARMGRRDISIVLRGTATCLEWAENLRASLVPLDGDSSDGADTAGAEEPKVARGFLSLYKTAGEKVKSLSEEVMDEVRRLMDKYKGEELSITIVGHSLGAALALLVADEVATSIPDAPPVAVVSFGGPKVGNAAFVDRLTSSGKVNVLRIVNAGDVVTKVPGVAPLLPHKKEQYQHVGAELRIDSKNSPCLRPDAGPACRHDLEAYLHLIDGFTGTGRPFRHDARRSVIRLLQLQRGNVKKEYVNRARDLGVDPAAPADVGRSMAYGNCAVASPS